CACCGCGCGCGGGACGCCGCGCTGCGCCAGCAGTGACAGCAGCTCGATCAGGCCCGGCTTGAGCGGCAAGCCGGCTTCGACGTGCGCGTCGTAGCGCGTGCGACACCCCTGCAGCAGCGCCTGCAACCGGTCCTCCGGCAGGATCGCGCGCAGCAGTTCATGGCAGGCGCGATCGGACTGACCAACGAACGACAGCCACAGTGAGTCTTCGACTTGCAGCCCCAGCTCGTCCGCGGTTTCGCGCCAGCATTGCAGCAGCGCGCGCTCGCTTTCGATCATCAGCCCGTCCATGTCGAACAGGACCGCGACCGGGGTGAACTGCACCGGTTCCAGCAGGCTCATGCCGCCGCCCCGAACAGGCGCGCGATGTCGCCGGCATCGAGCAGGCGCCATTGCCCGGCCGGCAGGCCATCCAGCCCAAGCCCACCGATGCGGCTTCGATGCAGCGCGTCGACGTGGTTGCCGGTCGCGGCGAACATGCGCCGCACCTGGTGGTAGCGGCCTTCGGTCAGGGTCAGTGCGGCGTGGCGCGGGTCGGTGACCTGCAGCTGCGCCGGTGCCAGTGGCGTGTCTTCGGATTCGAGCACCAGCGTGCCGCTGGCGAACAAGGCACCCTCGTCACCGCGCAGGTCCTGCGCGAGCGTCGTCTCGTAGACCTTCGCCAGCCTGGCCTTGGGCGAGACGATCCGGTGCAGCAGCGCGCCGTCATCGGTCATCAGCAGCATGCCGGAGGTGTCGCGATCGAGCCTGCCGACACTGGACAGGATCGGCGAGCGCAGGCGGTAGCGCGGCGGCAGCAGGTCGTAGATGACGCGGCCTGGGTCCTTGGTGGAACAGGTGTAGCCGATCGGCTTGTGCAGCATCAGGGTCAGCCCGGCGGGCGGGTCGAGCGGCTCACCGTCGATGCGGATGGCGTCGTGGCCGACCTTGTCGTCGGCATAGAGCACCTCGCCGGCAGGATCGGTGATGCGGCCTTCGCGGAACATCGCCGCGACGTCCTTGCGGCTGCCGTAGCCGAGGTTGGCGATCAGCTTTACCAGCTTCATTTCCAGTTCCTTTCCCTGGCCCTGCCCTTGCTCCTTTCCCTGCGCACAGCGCCGGCCGGCGGCGCGGGCGCCGCGTGCGGCGTGGCCATGGCGGCGATCACCTTGAAGCCGTCGCGCTGGGCCACGGTACGCACGTCGCCGAAATGCACCGCCAGCATCTCCTCGTAGGGCAGATGGCGATTGGCGACGAGCCACAACTGCCCGCCAGGCCGCAACGCCTTCGCGGCGGCAGAAATGAAGGCCCGGCCGATGTCGGGGCGATCGGCGCGACCCTGCGCGTGGAACGGCGGATTGCTGACGATCACGTCGTACTGCTTGTCCAGGCCGCGCGTTACGTCGTGCCAATGGAAGCCGAGCTCGACCCGCGATGCCGATGGCGCCAGGTTGCTGCGCGCCAGCTCGAGCGCGCGTCCTTCGGCTTCGAACAGGTCGAGCGCGGTGATGCCCGGGCAGCGCGCCAGCAGCTCGCTGGCGATGTAGCCGTAACCGGCGCCGAGGTCGGCGGCACGGCCGGCCAATGTCGCCGGAAGCTGTTCCACCAGCAGCCGCGAGGCGGGGTCGATGCGGTCCCAGGCGAACAGGCCGGGCCGGCTGAGGAAGCGGCCCTCGGCGATCGCGCGCGGCGCGTCGGCCTGCAGCCATTGCCTGGCCAGCTCCGGATCGGCCGGACCCTCCATGGGCGCGGTCCAGAACACCCGGCACTTGTGCTTGGACAGGTTCCCGACGGGACCGGCGATGCGCGCCAGATCCGCTTCGCCCGATTTGGCACCTTCGTTGTTGCCCAGGCAGGCCACGACGCGACCGCCCGGTGCGCAACGCGCCAGTGCGCGTGCGAACAATGCCCGCGCCTCGTCACGCTGGCGCGGCGGCAGGACCAGCACCAGCGGGTAAAGCGTCTCGTCGCTGGCATCGACCCGGGTGAGGCCAGAGTGTTCGAGCGCGTCGGCCTCGGGCTTGAAGCTCTGTTCACAGACCAGGCCGGGAAGCGCGCGCTGGTGCAGCGGCCAGCCGTCGCGTGCGCGCAGGAACAGCGCGCCACCTGACGCCGGCCAGGCCAGTACGCCGTCCACGAACGGCAGAAGCAGGGCCTGCAGGGCCGCGTCGTCGCCTTCAGCACGCATGCCGGGCACTCTTGGGGGATTGTGCTGGTGTCATTTCACAATTCTACGCGGCCGCGCGCCGCACTACCGCCAACGTGCAGCAGCTTCATGCCGATTCAACGCTTTGCGCGGCACCATGGAGCCAGATTCAGGCAAGGAGAATGGCGATGCGCGCGCTTTTCGTAGGTGGACTGGTCGATAACAGCGAGCTCGACCTGGACGGCGCCGAACCGCCCCTGCATTACCCGGAGAACACCGGCGCGGGGCAATCACGTTATCGGCTGCACCAGATCGGCATGCGCGAAGGCGAGATCGCCTACGCGGTATACGGGGCCCCGGACCTGCCCACCGACGAGGTCGATCGCGTTGCCAGCGAGCGCGGCTACCCGCGACGGTTCAGCGCCAAGCCGCAGCAGGTGTTCCAGTAGCAGGTGCTCCAGTAGCAGGTGCACCAGTAGCCGGGCTTCGAACCTGGCTGCTCCCGCCTCAGCGGGAGCAGCCGCGCTTCAATCCTGCAACTCCCGCAGCGTCACCGACGGTGGCGCGTCGAGCACGCGCCGCGTGGCGAACATGCCCGCCAGCAAGGCCGCCAGCACGCCGATGGCGGCGCCGGCCGCGGCCAGGCGCCAGTCGGTCTTCCACGGCAGGTCGAACACGCGCGTGGCGATCACGCCGGCGAGCACCGATGCGGCGATGGCGGCGGTCAGGCCCGACAGCAGCCCGATCGCGGCGAACTCCGACGCCTGTGCCAGGCGCAGCTGGCGACGGCTGCCGCCGATGGCGCGCATCACGCCACCCTCCAGCAAGCGTTCGTCCTGGCTGGCACTGACCGCGGCCATCAGCACCAGCAGGCCCGCCGCCAGCGAGAACACGAACACCACCTCGACCACGGTCGACACCTGGTCGGCAGTGCTGCGCACCTGCTTGAGCACGGCATCGATGTCGATCACCGACAGGTTCGGGAAACGCTCGACCAGGTCCGCGGTGAAACGCGTGCGTGCCGGTGGCACGCTCACGGCAGTGATGTGGCTGGCCGGGAAACCATCGAGCGACCCCGGTGAGGCAACCACGAAGAAGTTGGGGCGGAAGCTTTCCCAGTCGACGCTGCGCAGGCTGGTGATCTTCGCCTCGAACGGTTGTCCGGCGATGTCGAACGCGATGCGGTCGCCGATCTTCCAGCCCAGTCGCTCGGCGA
Above is a genomic segment from Lysobacter sp. S4-A87 containing:
- a CDS encoding HAD family phosphatase, encoding MSLLEPVQFTPVAVLFDMDGLMIESERALLQCWRETADELGLQVEDSLWLSFVGQSDRACHELLRAILPEDRLQALLQGCRTRYDAHVEAGLPLKPGLIELLSLLAQRGVPRAVVTSTRRERAIQKLELCGLLPHFVTVVTGSDVVHSKPAPDIYLLAAERLGVAPAHCVVLEDSVPGVRAALAAGMTPIQVPDLVVPDETARALGHRIVDSLVQARTLIEPALR
- a CDS encoding pseudouridine synthase is translated as MKLVKLIANLGYGSRKDVAAMFREGRITDPAGEVLYADDKVGHDAIRIDGEPLDPPAGLTLMLHKPIGYTCSTKDPGRVIYDLLPPRYRLRSPILSSVGRLDRDTSGMLLMTDDGALLHRIVSPKARLAKVYETTLAQDLRGDEGALFASGTLVLESEDTPLAPAQLQVTDPRHAALTLTEGRYHQVRRMFAATGNHVDALHRSRIGGLGLDGLPAGQWRLLDAGDIARLFGAAA
- a CDS encoding class I SAM-dependent methyltransferase, whose translation is MRAEGDDAALQALLLPFVDGVLAWPASGGALFLRARDGWPLHQRALPGLVCEQSFKPEADALEHSGLTRVDASDETLYPLVLVLPPRQRDEARALFARALARCAPGGRVVACLGNNEGAKSGEADLARIAGPVGNLSKHKCRVFWTAPMEGPADPELARQWLQADAPRAIAEGRFLSRPGLFAWDRIDPASRLLVEQLPATLAGRAADLGAGYGYIASELLARCPGITALDLFEAEGRALELARSNLAPSASRVELGFHWHDVTRGLDKQYDVIVSNPPFHAQGRADRPDIGRAFISAAAKALRPGGQLWLVANRHLPYEEMLAVHFGDVRTVAQRDGFKVIAAMATPHAAPAPPAGAVRRERSKGRARERNWK